In a genomic window of Zingiber officinale cultivar Zhangliang chromosome 9B, Zo_v1.1, whole genome shotgun sequence:
- the LOC122023476 gene encoding uncharacterized protein LOC122023476, with translation MPSDTPNDPAAEEDRSLPAASNACLALTGLAGVGILAWWGVVFHPSNSQLWMVPVGLIMVGTPLFVCLSLSASSCRRRFSLLFSDSVLPDDPEK, from the coding sequence ATGCCCAGCGATACCCCGAATGATCCTGCTGCGGAGGAGGATCGGTCTTTGCCGGCGGCGTCCAATGCCTGTTTGGCGCTGACTGGCCTCGCCGGCGTTGGTATCTTGGCGTGGTGGGGCGTGGTGTTCCACCCCAGCAACTCGCAGCTGTGGATGGTGCCGGTCGGCTTAATCATGGTCGGAACGCCGCTCTTCGTGTGCCTCTCCCTCTCTGCCTCCTCCTGCCGCCGGCGGTTCAGCCTCCTCTTCTCCGACTCCGTCCTCCCCGACGACCCTGAAAAATAA
- the LOC122023474 gene encoding bZIP transcription factor 29-like yields MEERRTELTQLLHHSSASSSAVTSSSLPPSPLDPPNFTQQFRHFAPCFSLEAVDSSKRPGIPPILPSPTSSSTVALPFHSRSLSQPLGFDSLPHLATRTPPPRSLIVDSMLIDDRTPASRTPAPRDGLPPRSAHRRSHSDVAFGLPLPSHPALRPMPSPKLVDNGIAEVVRVGDRCKSEIAAVDDLIIAYMDSLDTLNSSGTEEKHEDLVECSRMSGTRTSGADSSENEAESSVNENCGDGGCSRERKEGNLRSAAGDLTPISFRHRRSFSMLQFGDESPKFPTSSGNHMGQLSRGDSMDKTMNTFNLELGNGEFNSIEMKKIMADEKLAEIALADPKKVKRILANRLSAARSKERKMHYISELEHKVHILQNDATKLSAQLIILQRDLAGLASQNNELKLRLQAMEQQAHLKNVLNEALSAEVQRLKLATGEISETPPPKNMNQQMQLSPQMFQLQSLLQQQEQKQQTPQVSPYQLPVPQQNQTNLAAKLESSKC; encoded by the exons ATGGAGGAGAGGCGCACCGAATTGACGCAACTCCTCCACCATTCCTCAGCCTCCTCCTCCGCCGTTACATCGTCATCTCTGCCTCCCAGTCCATTGGATCCACCCAATTTCACTCAGCAGTTTCGCCACTTTGCTCCCTGCTTCAGCCTAGAAGCCGTCGACTCGTCCAAAAGGCCAGGCATTCCGCCGATCCTTCCTTCTCCGACCTCCTCCTCAACGGTGGCGCTCCCATTTCACTCACGGTCTCTTTCCCAACCCCTTGGCTTTGATTCATTGCCCCACCTGGCTACCCGTACTCCTCCGCCTCGGTCCTTGATAGTGGACTCCATGCTAATCGACGACAGGACGCCTGCTTCTCGTACCCCGGCACCGCGTGATGGCCTGCCGCCTCGCAGCGCGCACCGCCGCTCCCACAGTGATGTAGCCTTCGGCCTCCCCTTACCTTCGCACCCGGCGCTCCGGCCTATGCCCTCCCCGAAGCTAGTAGACAACGGCATCGCGGAGGTAGTCCGCGTAGGCGACCGCTGCAAATCCGAAATAGCAGCTGTGGACGATTTGATCATTGCTTACATGGACAGCTTGGACACGTTGAACTCTTCCGGAACGGAGGAGAAGCACGAGGATCTGGTGGAGTGCAGCAGGATGAGCGGAACGAGGACGAGCGGGGCTGACAGCAGCGAGAATGAGGCGGAGAGCAGCGTCAACGAGAACTGCGGTGATGGAGGTTGCAGCAGGGAGAGGAAGGAAGGGAACTTGAGAAGCGCCGCAGGGGATCTGACGCCAATTAGTTTCCGGCATCGAAGGAGTTTCTCCATGCTACAGTTTGGGGATGAGTCGCCCAAGTTTCCCACCTCGTCTGGAAATCATATGGGGCAACTATCACGTGGTGATTCGATGGACAAGACAATGAACACGTTCAATTTGGAGTTGGGTAATGGCGAGTTTAACAGCATTGAGATGAAGAAGATTATGGCAGATGAGAAACTTGCAGAGATTGCTTTAGCAGATCCTAAAAAAGTGAAGAG AATTTTGGCCAATCGCCTTTCAGCTGCTCGCTCGAAGGAGCGGAAAATGCATTATATTTCAGAATTGGAGCATAAGGTGCACATCTTGCAAAACGATGCCACTAAGTTATCAGCACAATTGATCATTCTACAG AGGGACTTGGCTGGACTTGCAAGTCAAAACAATGAGTTGAAATTACGTCTTCAAGCCATGGAGCAACAAGCACATCTGAAAAATG TCCTGAACGAGGCACTGAGTGCTGAAGTCCAGCGTCTAAAACTTGCCACCGGAGAGATCAGTGAAACTCCGCCCCCAAAAAACATGAACCAACAAATGCAATTGAGTCCTCAAATGTTTCAGTTGCAGTCGCTGCTGCAGCAGCAGGAGCAAAAGCAGCAAACTCCTCAGGTTTCTCCATATCAATTGCCAGTGCCACAACAAAATCAAACCAACTTGGCAGCCAAGCTAGAATCCAGCAAATGCTAG
- the LOC122024821 gene encoding UDP-galactose/UDP-glucose transporter 4-like, whose translation MKGEEQTRSLFGISLTGRPKWQQFLLCSSGFFFGYLVNGVCEEYVYNRLQFSYGWYFTFVQGFVYLALIHLQGFTTTQMANPWKTYVKLSTVLMGSHGLTKGSLAFLNYPAQLMFKSTKVLPVMVMGAFIPGLRRKYPAQEYISAVLLVAGLILFTLADAQTSPNFSVIGVVMVSSALVMDSFVGNLQEAIFTMNPETTQMEMLFCSTVVGLPLLIPPMLLTGELFKAWNSCNKHLYVYAVLVFEAMATFIGQVSVLSLVAIFGAATTALVTTARKAVTLLLSYIIFTKPLTEQHATGLLLISMGIILKLIPQCKDPVSSKQKQKQQQYPLEDSEKDAEVSSLV comes from the exons ATGAAGGGAGAAGAGCAAACTAGGTCTTTGTTTGGGATCTCATTGACCGGGAGGCCGAAGTGGCAGCAGTTCCTTCTGTGTTCCTCTGGTTTCTTCTTCGGGTACCTTGTTAATGGCGTTTGTGAG GAATATGTTTACAATCGATTGCAATTCAG CTACGGTTGGTACTTCACGTTTGTGCAAGGATTTGTGTATCTTGCCCTAATTCACCTGCAAGGCTTCACCACGACTCAGATGGCGAATCCATGGAAGACTTATGTTAAGTTGTCCACTGTTCTTATGGGCTCGCATGGATTAACCAAAGGGTCCCTGGCCTTCTTGAATTACCCAGCACAGCTGATGTTTAAATCTACCAAG GTGTTGCCGGTTATGGTAATGGGCGCCTTCATTCCAGGTCTTAGACGCAAATATCCAGCGCAAGAATACATCTCAGCAGTGCTTCTTGTTGCAGGCCTCATCCTCTTCACCTTGGCTGATGCCCAGACGTCTCCCAACTTTAGTGTGATAGGAGTGGTGATGGTCAGCAGTGCCCTTGTGATGGACTCATTTGTGGGCAACTTGCAGGAGGCTATATTTACCATGAATCCAGAAACCACTCAG ATGGAGATGCTCTTCTGCTCAACTGTGGTGGGACTCCCATTACTGATTCCACCGATGCTTTTAACTGGGGAACTCTTCAAGGCCTGGAACTCTTGCAATAAG CATCTGTATGTTTATGCGGTGTTAGTCTTCGAAGCCATGGCAACTTTCATTGGTCAAGTATCGGTGTTATCACTCGTCGCGATATTTGGTGCTGCAACAACTGCCTTG GTGACTACAGCAAGAAAGGCCGTCACACTTCTGCTGTCTTACATAATATTCACAAAACCTTTGACAGAGCAGCATGCTACTGGACTTCTGTTGATCTCCATGGGAATCATTTTGAAGCTGATTCCCCAATGCAAAGATCCGGTTTCGTCGAAACAGAAACAGAAGCAGCAGCAGTACCCGCTGGAGGATTCCGAGAAAGATGCCGAAGTGAGTTCACTAGTATGA